One stretch of Thermoprotei archaeon DNA includes these proteins:
- a CDS encoding DUF87 domain-containing protein: protein MSSQYPSKKINDEYSHIKNIIKIIIFVNKLKEISMKNGENILLGKIDDNGPLFYISKNDLINHIGIFGLSGFGKTTTCMRILEGLANNGYKILVFDWHGEYERFIRSIGGYSINLGIDDYSINPLMIMLNNDIGEHVGFLTDMFTEAFQLSMPQSYVLRKILLEIISKSNIQGLTVNRIIEELSPKRGQYVSNYETEIRMALLRRLEPLNYGISKNIFNATKVLSADELLSNNISINFRNLSEEGLKRITAYTIMRILYSHSIKHSLKRIVVVLEEARNIIPQRRYGDPPSLGEKMVSELRKHGVTMIIITQLPSQISYEIVRSLSLIILHRVNSFEEVLNATGLQSILMEAAEVAKKVRTLNKGEALIFLPSESTHYKVSILKSNLMNDEKDSSELIIS from the coding sequence ATGAGCTCTCAATACCCTTCTAAAAAAATCAATGATGAGTATTCTCATATTAAAAATATTATCAAAATAATAATATTTGTTAATAAGTTGAAAGAGATTAGTATGAAAAATGGTGAGAATATATTGTTAGGTAAAATAGATGACAACGGACCATTATTTTATATTTCTAAAAATGATTTGATAAATCATATTGGTATTTTTGGTCTTAGTGGATTTGGTAAAACAACTACTTGCATGAGGATATTGGAAGGGTTGGCTAATAATGGATACAAAATACTAGTTTTTGATTGGCATGGTGAATATGAAAGATTCATAAGAAGTATTGGAGGATATTCTATAAATCTCGGTATTGATGATTATAGCATAAATCCTCTCATGATAATGCTTAATAATGATATTGGTGAGCATGTTGGTTTTCTTACTGATATGTTCACTGAGGCTTTTCAATTATCTATGCCACAATCTTATGTTTTAAGGAAGATTCTGCTTGAAATTATATCTAAAAGTAATATACAAGGTCTTACTGTTAACAGAATAATTGAGGAATTATCTCCGAAAAGAGGTCAATACGTGTCCAATTATGAAACAGAAATTAGGATGGCACTGCTTAGGAGATTAGAACCGTTAAATTATGGTATAAGTAAAAATATTTTTAATGCTACGAAAGTGCTTAGCGCAGATGAATTGTTAAGTAATAATATATCTATAAACTTCAGGAATTTATCTGAGGAAGGATTAAAGAGAATTACTGCTTATACTATAATGAGAATACTTTATTCTCATTCTATAAAGCACAGTTTAAAGAGAATTGTTGTTGTTCTTGAAGAGGCCAGAAACATTATACCACAACGAAGATATGGTGATCCTCCATCATTAGGTGAAAAAATGGTGTCTGAGCTTAGAAAACATGGCGTGACCATGATAATAATAACACAGCTGCCATCGCAAATTTCTTACGAAATTGTAAGATCGCTTTCTTTGATAATACTTCATAGAGTAAATTCATTTGAGGAGGTTCTTAATGCAACAGGATTACAGAGTATTTTAATGGAAGCTGCTGAAGTTGCAAAGAAAGTGAGAACCTTAAATAAAGGTGAGGCGTTAATATTTTTACCATCAGAAAGTACACACTATAAAGTTTCAATATTGAAATCTAATTTAATGAATGATGAGAAAGATAGTAGTGAACTAATAATATCATGA
- a CDS encoding ATPase, T2SS/T4P/T4SS family: MNEGSTLRVYCPHDFHVFGLETNKKCREKVFSSMSSNTFLIVMENGIINKIYKKNVKELFNYIQLINAHFDKIRIQNISKDELIYDPALLRSSYSPNDLMKTWIYKHSPFFRELVDHFAMNYSDHEIYEWLFEPYVDYCNGFRSIIDSERINVYDVNVGFVNIYDHDNHCFYIIDEVSRKPNVQDLLEKMLWLIITKSTNLSKILVPLYDAHVQEMYLDGEDRFIYLDHEEYGRCSTNIFIAHTDIERIKTYASIIGKGNVSLSNPSLKMDIILNGIPHRFSLDSPPLVLTTSLNIRNLAMQYMNVQKLIKSGTITAEAIAYLIFLAMNRLNIVICGEPNSGKTTLANTIDLELPKVWRRIYIEDVVESLNLKDKDAHQIKIQTTPFEQGAKVFKKSTEIVKLLHRSPDWIYLGEIQTKEHTRAMFHAFSMGLKGIATTHAASIEGLFYRWTKHYMINSDSIRLINVVILMEREITNSGKIIRYVKNIVEIDNNGDPVIIFSRINGKLTRTISSLFDTPNVKKLITNGKSYEEIKTLFLNILNRINGGIVNEEIYQ, encoded by the coding sequence GTGAATGAAGGTAGTACACTGCGAGTTTATTGTCCTCATGATTTTCATGTATTTGGTCTTGAGACAAACAAAAAATGTAGAGAGAAGGTCTTTTCATCTATGTCTAGCAATACTTTTTTAATAGTAATGGAAAACGGAATTATTAACAAGATCTATAAGAAAAATGTCAAAGAGTTGTTTAATTATATTCAACTGATTAATGCTCACTTTGATAAGATTAGAATTCAAAATATTTCTAAAGATGAACTAATCTATGATCCTGCCTTATTACGTTCAAGTTATTCTCCTAATGATCTTATGAAAACTTGGATTTACAAACATTCACCGTTTTTCAGAGAGCTTGTTGATCATTTTGCAATGAATTACTCTGATCATGAAATTTATGAATGGTTATTTGAACCATACGTGGATTATTGTAATGGATTTAGGTCTATCATAGACTCTGAAAGGATAAATGTGTATGATGTGAATGTTGGTTTTGTGAATATTTATGATCACGATAATCATTGTTTTTATATAATCGATGAAGTATCTAGAAAACCTAATGTCCAGGATCTTTTAGAAAAAATGCTGTGGCTAATCATAACTAAAAGCACTAATTTAAGTAAAATATTAGTACCTTTGTACGATGCTCATGTTCAAGAAATGTATCTGGATGGTGAAGATAGATTTATTTATTTGGATCATGAAGAATATGGTAGATGTTCTACTAATATATTTATTGCGCATACTGATATTGAAAGAATAAAGACTTATGCTAGTATTATAGGTAAGGGTAATGTTAGTCTATCAAATCCGTCGTTAAAAATGGATATTATACTTAATGGAATTCCTCATAGGTTTTCTTTAGATTCGCCTCCGTTAGTCCTAACTACATCACTAAACATTAGAAATTTAGCAATGCAATATATGAACGTGCAAAAATTAATAAAATCAGGTACAATAACTGCAGAAGCTATAGCATACCTTATTTTCCTTGCTATGAATAGACTGAACATTGTGATTTGCGGAGAACCAAATAGTGGTAAAACAACTCTTGCAAATACTATTGATTTAGAATTACCAAAAGTTTGGCGTAGAATTTACATCGAAGATGTTGTAGAGAGTCTTAATCTAAAAGATAAAGATGCTCATCAAATAAAAATTCAAACAACACCTTTTGAACAAGGAGCTAAAGTTTTCAAAAAGAGTACTGAGATAGTCAAGTTATTACATAGGTCGCCAGATTGGATATACCTAGGTGAAATACAGACAAAAGAACATACAAGAGCTATGTTTCATGCATTTTCAATGGGTCTAAAAGGTATTGCGACAACACATGCAGCATCGATCGAAGGACTTTTCTATAGATGGACAAAGCATTATATGATTAATTCAGATAGTATACGACTTATTAATGTAGTTATTTTAATGGAACGTGAGATTACAAATTCAGGAAAAATTATAAGATACGTAAAAAATATTGTAGAAATTGATAATAACGGTGATCCTGTAATCATTTTTAGCAGAATTAATGGTAAACTCACTAGAACTATAAGTTCACTATTTGACACTCCGAACGTGAAAAAATTAATAACGAACGGGAAAAGTTATGAGGAGATTAAAACTCTTTTTCTTAATATTCTAAATAGGATTAATGGAGGTATCGTAAATGAAGAAATCTACCAATAA
- a CDS encoding adenylate kinase family protein, whose product MHILITGTPGTGKTTFSLYFSEAHDYYYINVNDLAKKYDLFLKYDDRRDSYIINIDRVRGKIRNLLKRNDDVIIDTHIVDAAPKNIDLVIVFRLNPIRLLGILKSRGYSEKKIAENVEAELLGICASDAYRRFHNKVFELDVTDKKPEEIERFIISASKKIVKNQGIEWLTLLNDKDLEELLSYLSKNR is encoded by the coding sequence ATGCATATATTAATAACAGGAACCCCAGGAACTGGAAAAACAACATTCTCCCTTTATTTTTCTGAAGCACATGATTATTATTATATTAACGTAAACGATTTAGCTAAAAAATATGATCTGTTTTTAAAATACGATGATAGACGAGATTCTTATATCATAAATATCGATAGAGTAAGAGGTAAAATACGTAATCTTTTAAAAAGAAATGATGATGTTATTATCGATACTCATATAGTTGATGCGGCCCCTAAAAATATTGATCTGGTGATAGTTTTCAGATTAAATCCAATAAGATTGCTTGGCATACTTAAATCACGAGGATATAGTGAAAAAAAGATAGCAGAGAATGTAGAGGCAGAACTTCTAGGGATATGTGCATCTGACGCTTATAGAAGGTTTCATAATAAGGTCTTTGAATTAGATGTAACAGATAAAAAGCCCGAAGAAATAGAACGATTTATAATATCTGCCAGTAAAAAAATAGTTAAAAATCAAGGGATAGAGTGGCTAACACTTTTAAACGATAAAGATCTAGAAGAACTTTTAAGTTATTTATCCAAAAACAGATGA